In a genomic window of Streptomyces sp. BHT-5-2:
- a CDS encoding phosphotransferase produces MVDRGRYPTAVTPWESLAWRDAALGWVRQALDARGLRMVAEGAVRVRLRPWSVLMRLPVAGRGDVWFKANPPASAFEAALTEALARWAPGQVLEPLAVEAGRGWALLPDGGELFRDVLDHGPADPRAWEQPLAQYADLQRALVPHTAHLERLGVPGARTAQLPDIFDRIVAGSTALSADDRSRLGALRPRLADWCTELVGLGIADSLDHADLHDGQLFAPRAGRFTFFDWGDATVSHPFCSFRVPAAAARERYGPDVLPRLRDAYLEPWTGDGRTTPELRRALRLAWRLGALGRAHSWGRLFPPPAGAPDATATGAAESAAWLRELFTEPAV; encoded by the coding sequence ATGGTGGATCGCGGTCGATATCCGACGGCAGTCACGCCATGGGAGAGCCTGGCGTGGCGGGATGCCGCCCTGGGATGGGTGCGGCAGGCGCTCGACGCCCGTGGTCTGCGGATGGTGGCCGAGGGGGCCGTGCGGGTGCGGCTGCGGCCGTGGTCGGTTCTGATGCGGTTGCCGGTCGCGGGGCGGGGCGATGTCTGGTTCAAGGCCAACCCGCCGGCCAGCGCCTTCGAGGCGGCGCTGACCGAGGCACTGGCCCGCTGGGCGCCCGGTCAGGTACTGGAGCCCCTCGCCGTCGAGGCCGGGCGGGGCTGGGCGCTGCTGCCCGACGGCGGGGAGCTGTTCCGGGACGTCCTCGACCACGGCCCCGCCGACCCGCGCGCCTGGGAGCAGCCGCTCGCCCAGTACGCCGACCTGCAACGCGCACTCGTCCCGCACACCGCGCACCTGGAACGCCTGGGCGTCCCCGGTGCCCGTACGGCCCAACTCCCGGACATCTTCGACCGGATCGTGGCGGGCAGCACCGCACTGTCCGCGGACGACCGCAGCAGACTGGGGGCGCTGCGGCCGCGCCTGGCGGACTGGTGCACGGAGCTGGTCGGACTGGGGATCGCGGACTCACTCGACCATGCCGACCTGCACGACGGCCAGCTGTTCGCCCCGCGGGCCGGCCGCTTCACCTTCTTCGACTGGGGCGACGCCACCGTCTCCCATCCCTTCTGCAGCTTCCGGGTCCCGGCCGCGGCGGCCCGCGAACGCTACGGCCCGGACGTCCTCCCGCGGCTACGCGACGCGTACCTCGAACCCTGGACGGGCGACGGGCGGACGACGCCCGAACTGCGGCGGGCGCTGCGTCTGGCCTGGCGGCTCGGCGCACTCGGCCGCGCCCATTCCTGGGGACGGCTGTTTCCCCCACCAGCCGGCGCGCCCGACGCCACGGCCACGGGAGCCGCCGAGAGCGCTGCCTGGCTGCGGGAACTCTTCACCGAACCCGCCGTGTGA
- a CDS encoding peptide-N4-asparagine amidase, with translation MRRLLVALCAAVTGLVLGVGPAAAAAPPGEFGTHWHDPVTAGPPVSVPDTPSCQVTLADTEFRDYTPYKGTYTPPAKCGHRWNKVVLRLEGAVAGRQFDRLGYLHIGGVEVLRTSTPEPSPQGITWKVEKDVTRYASVLRARQPVEMLIGNTVDSTYTGAIKVKATLTFYTARGPVKEAATPDKVLTLDGARTEGGVYAGRLTAPRNSERIVAEVYATGSGGGCEEFWYLTVPDTAPYSCKARNGPYREVQVTVDGKLAGIAAPYPTVWTGGWSNPFLWYVIPGPRAFDVRPVEYDLTPFAGLLNDGRPHRVAVSVAGLPAGQEGWSTPTNILVWQDAKAARVTGGLLTSRAGEPVDRTSYEPGDERRLTAEGRHSLTTAGYLDTSHGRVTTTVSRSLAADFAHRWNADESTDALQARWYDDETVAVHGRGPATLARAHRVYTMDGATVVGAGNRLRTTMAMGDRADTATLQAGRRIDWARLDDTYRGDAAYNQNVPREERHATGTSRERYRLAGPGVCYDRTLATAQGELTEDRTLPSAGVRCGLRAQPDTR, from the coding sequence ATGAGACGACTGCTTGTTGCGCTGTGCGCCGCCGTCACCGGTCTGGTGCTGGGTGTGGGCCCGGCGGCGGCCGCGGCGCCGCCCGGTGAGTTCGGCACCCACTGGCACGACCCGGTCACCGCGGGCCCGCCGGTGTCCGTTCCGGACACGCCCTCCTGCCAAGTGACGCTCGCCGACACCGAGTTCCGGGACTACACGCCGTACAAGGGGACCTACACACCACCCGCGAAGTGCGGCCACCGGTGGAACAAGGTCGTCCTCCGGCTGGAAGGGGCCGTCGCCGGGCGGCAGTTCGACCGGCTCGGCTATCTGCACATCGGCGGGGTGGAGGTGCTGCGCACCTCGACACCCGAGCCCTCGCCCCAGGGCATCACCTGGAAGGTGGAGAAGGACGTCACACGGTACGCGTCCGTGCTGCGCGCACGGCAGCCCGTCGAGATGCTGATCGGCAACACCGTCGACAGCACCTACACCGGCGCCATCAAGGTCAAGGCGACACTGACCTTCTATACGGCCCGCGGCCCGGTGAAGGAGGCCGCAACCCCCGACAAGGTCCTCACCCTGGACGGCGCCCGCACCGAGGGCGGGGTGTACGCGGGGCGGCTGACCGCTCCGCGCAACAGTGAACGCATCGTCGCCGAGGTGTACGCGACCGGCTCCGGCGGCGGCTGCGAGGAGTTCTGGTATCTGACGGTTCCGGACACCGCGCCCTACTCCTGCAAGGCCAGGAACGGCCCGTACCGCGAGGTTCAGGTGACCGTGGACGGCAAGCTCGCCGGAATAGCCGCTCCCTACCCGACCGTGTGGACAGGCGGTTGGTCCAACCCCTTCCTCTGGTACGTCATTCCCGGACCGCGGGCGTTCGACGTCCGTCCGGTGGAGTACGACCTCACCCCCTTCGCCGGGCTGCTGAACGACGGGCGTCCGCATCGGGTGGCGGTGTCGGTCGCCGGGTTGCCGGCGGGGCAGGAGGGGTGGAGCACCCCCACCAACATCCTGGTCTGGCAGGACGCCAAGGCGGCGCGGGTGACCGGCGGGCTGCTCACGAGCCGGGCGGGCGAGCCGGTCGACCGGACCAGCTACGAGCCGGGCGACGAGCGTCGTCTGACGGCCGAGGGCAGGCACTCCCTGACGACCGCCGGTTACCTCGACACCTCGCACGGTCGGGTCACCACGACCGTCAGTCGGAGTCTCGCCGCGGACTTCGCGCACCGTTGGAACGCGGACGAGTCGACGGACGCCCTCCAGGCGCGTTGGTACGACGACGAGACGGTGGCCGTGCACGGGCGGGGACCGGCGACCCTCGCCCGGGCCCACCGCGTATACACCATGGACGGTGCGACCGTCGTGGGCGCGGGCAACCGCCTGCGCACGACGATGGCCATGGGCGACCGCGCCGACACTGCCACCCTGCAGGCCGGCCGCCGCATCGACTGGGCGCGGCTGGACGACACTTACCGTGGTGACGCCGCCTACAACCAGAACGTGCCCCGCGAGGAGCGGCACGCCACCGGCACCTCCCGCGAGCGCTACCGCCTCGCCGGGCCGGGCGTCTGCTACGACCGGACGTTGGCCACGGCGCAAGGGGAGTTGACCGAGGACCGGACGCTGCCTAGCGCGGGCGTGCGGTGCGGTCTTCGCGCACAGCCAGATACGCGCTGA
- a CDS encoding M20 family metallopeptidase, producing MSALERAKELQPELVRLRRSLHREPELGLELPRTQEKVLTALDGLPLEITLGTGLTSVTAVLRGGRPGGAVLLRGDMDALPVTEETGVDYASRIPGRMHACGHDLHTAGLVGAARLLAERREHLHGDVVFMFQPGEEGYNGAGAMIEEGVLDAAGKPLDAAYALHVSSNQVPGGVVITRSGTITSASDLLTVTVRGEGGHGSTPATAKDPVPVACEMVTAVQNWVTRAFDIFDPVVVTVGTFHAGTKASVIPDTAEFQATVRSYSESARDRLAEGLPRLVRSIAAAHGLDAEADYGRHYPVTVNNVAETAFAVATARDLFAPSEVWESPVPTNGSEDFAYVLNRVPGAMLLVGAAPAGSDWQHAPMIHSPRAVFDDGVLHRQAALLTELAERRLADTAQAVAGTGATVTAP from the coding sequence ATGTCGGCACTGGAACGCGCCAAGGAACTGCAACCCGAACTGGTGCGGCTGCGCCGGTCGCTGCACCGGGAGCCGGAGCTGGGCCTGGAACTGCCGCGTACCCAGGAGAAGGTGCTCACGGCCCTCGACGGACTGCCGTTGGAGATCACTCTCGGCACCGGCCTCACCTCGGTGACTGCCGTGCTGCGCGGCGGCCGGCCCGGCGGGGCGGTGCTGTTGCGCGGCGACATGGACGCCCTGCCGGTCACCGAGGAGACCGGTGTGGACTACGCCTCCCGGATCCCCGGCCGGATGCATGCCTGTGGGCACGATCTGCACACCGCCGGACTCGTCGGCGCGGCCAGGCTGCTGGCCGAACGCCGGGAACACCTGCACGGCGATGTGGTGTTCATGTTCCAGCCCGGCGAGGAGGGCTACAACGGGGCCGGCGCGATGATCGAGGAAGGCGTGCTGGACGCGGCCGGCAAACCGCTCGACGCGGCGTACGCCCTGCACGTGTCCTCCAACCAGGTGCCCGGCGGCGTGGTCATCACCCGCTCCGGCACCATCACCTCCGCCTCCGACCTGCTGACCGTGACGGTGCGCGGCGAGGGCGGCCACGGCTCGACGCCGGCCACGGCCAAGGACCCCGTCCCGGTGGCCTGCGAGATGGTCACCGCCGTGCAGAACTGGGTGACCCGCGCCTTCGACATCTTCGACCCGGTCGTCGTCACCGTCGGCACCTTCCACGCCGGCACCAAGGCCAGTGTCATCCCCGACACCGCCGAGTTCCAGGCAACCGTGCGCAGTTACTCGGAGTCCGCCCGGGACCGGCTCGCCGAGGGACTGCCGCGCCTGGTGCGCTCCATCGCGGCCGCGCACGGCCTGGACGCGGAGGCCGACTACGGCAGGCACTACCCGGTCACCGTCAACAACGTGGCGGAGACGGCCTTCGCCGTGGCCACCGCCCGCGACCTCTTCGCCCCGAGCGAGGTGTGGGAGTCCCCGGTACCCACCAACGGCTCCGAGGACTTCGCCTACGTCCTCAACCGCGTCCCGGGCGCGATGCTGCTGGTGGGCGCGGCCCCGGCGGGGAGTGACTGGCAGCACGCCCCGATGATCCACTCGCCGCGCGCCGTCTTCGACGACGGGGTGCTGCACCGGCAGGCGGCGCTGCTGACGGAACTGGCGGAGCGCCGACTGGCCGACACGGCGCAGGCGGTGGCGGGGACGGGGGCGACGGTCACCGCTCCCTGA
- a CDS encoding DUF4360 domain-containing protein has translation MLSTLSAGAAAAALLLGSASPTTPARFGDDPPSGQITIDVATVNGSGCRPGSAAVAVAPDNTAFTVTYSEYLAQAGGASKPTDARKNCQIALNVHVPQGFTYAIARADYRGYASLAPGAKGLEQANYYFQGQQQTARKSHAYAGPYNDNWQSSDETDVDQLVYAPCGEERYFNINTELRVDGSSAAPTATSYMAMDSTDGSINTLYHFAWKECPARR, from the coding sequence ATGCTCAGCACGCTCAGTGCTGGTGCCGCAGCGGCAGCCTTGCTCCTCGGATCGGCATCCCCCACCACACCGGCCCGGTTCGGCGACGACCCGCCGTCCGGACAGATCACCATAGACGTCGCCACGGTCAACGGTTCGGGCTGCAGACCCGGCAGCGCCGCCGTGGCCGTCGCCCCCGACAACACCGCCTTCACCGTCACCTACAGCGAGTACCTCGCCCAGGCAGGCGGCGCCAGCAAGCCCACCGACGCCCGCAAGAACTGCCAGATCGCCCTCAACGTGCACGTGCCGCAGGGCTTCACCTACGCCATCGCGCGGGCCGACTACCGCGGTTACGCTTCCCTGGCGCCCGGCGCCAAGGGCCTGGAGCAGGCGAACTACTACTTCCAGGGCCAGCAGCAGACGGCCCGCAAGAGCCACGCCTACGCCGGGCCCTACAACGACAACTGGCAGAGCTCGGACGAGACCGACGTCGACCAGCTGGTCTACGCACCCTGCGGAGAGGAGCGCTACTTCAACATCAACACCGAACTGAGGGTGGACGGTTCCTCGGCCGCCCCCACGGCCACCAGCTACATGGCCATGGACTCCACCGACGGCAGCATCAACACCCTGTACCACTTCGCGTGGAAGGAGTGCCCCGCGCGTAGGTAG
- a CDS encoding Lrp/AsnC family transcriptional regulator, translated as MTQDSGRTPDSLDHVDQALVHALQIAPRASWTRIGAILGLDAVTVARRWNRLTGTGAAWISCHPAPVLAASGQGCLAFVEIGCAPGRLLAVARALADAPHVVALSHVTGDRDLQLNVMARDPAMLSRWVTHDLAALDGVLAARTHLAGPVHAEGSRWRLRALGRQQVARLAADAPRRGPAAPAFVLDDLDQRLVTALSVDGRATYRALAEQCDASPDTVRRHVQRLFAADMLHARCEVARPLSEWPVTVTFWGRVPAARLREVTRRVTGMREVRLCASVISRHNLHLVAWVRSLDDAQRFEVRLAERAPDLTVAERAVALWHMKHGGHLLDEEGYRVGATPLALWQEPTAARRP; from the coding sequence GTGACGCAGGATTCCGGCCGAACTCCGGACTCTCTGGACCATGTGGACCAGGCGCTGGTGCATGCCCTGCAGATCGCGCCGCGGGCCAGCTGGACCCGGATCGGCGCCATCCTCGGACTGGACGCCGTGACGGTCGCCAGACGCTGGAACCGGCTGACCGGGACAGGTGCCGCATGGATCAGCTGCCATCCGGCCCCGGTGCTGGCCGCGTCGGGCCAGGGGTGCCTGGCGTTCGTGGAGATCGGCTGTGCGCCCGGCCGGTTGCTCGCCGTCGCACGCGCACTGGCCGACGCGCCGCATGTCGTGGCGCTGTCGCACGTCACCGGGGACCGCGACCTCCAACTCAACGTCATGGCCCGCGATCCGGCGATGCTCTCCCGCTGGGTGACCCATGACCTCGCCGCGCTGGACGGCGTGCTGGCCGCCCGTACGCATCTGGCCGGTCCGGTGCACGCCGAGGGCAGCCGGTGGCGCCTGCGCGCCCTCGGCCGGCAGCAGGTCGCCCGGCTCGCCGCCGACGCGCCCCGCCGCGGGCCGGCCGCCCCCGCCTTCGTCCTCGACGACCTCGACCAACGGCTGGTCACGGCGCTGTCCGTGGACGGCCGGGCCACCTACCGCGCGCTGGCCGAACAGTGCGACGCGAGCCCCGACACGGTGCGCCGGCACGTCCAGCGCCTGTTCGCCGCGGACATGTTGCACGCCCGGTGCGAGGTCGCCCGCCCGCTGTCCGAATGGCCGGTGACCGTGACGTTCTGGGGCCGGGTCCCGGCGGCCCGGCTGCGCGAGGTGACCCGGCGGGTCACCGGGATGCGCGAGGTCCGCCTGTGCGCGAGCGTCATCAGCCGGCACAACCTGCATCTCGTCGCCTGGGTGCGCTCTCTCGACGACGCCCAACGCTTCGAGGTCCGCCTGGCCGAGCGGGCCCCGGATCTGACCGTCGCCGAACGGGCGGTCGCCCTCTGGCACATGAAGCACGGCGGGCATCTCCTCGACGAGGAGGGCTACCGGGTGGGCGCCACACCACTGGCCCTCTGGCAGGAGCCGACTGCCGCCCGCCGCCCCTGA
- a CDS encoding TioE family transcriptional regulator, whose amino-acid sequence MITLRPTDLAREHGISTQAVRNYERDGFLPPAERTPSGYRIYTEVHAAALRAFLSLVPAHGHAAAGRIMRALHRDALDDALVIVDRGHHQLLRDRDTLDAVRKAVGHLTAFRTTGPETAAGPPAGTAPRTVGDVARRLQVTPATLRKWEAAGILAPEREPVTGYRVFRPSDVRDAELAHLLRRGGYPLAHVATVVRQVRSAGGTDTLSDALEDWQRRLTARGVAMLDAAGRLSAYLAVREDRTARPR is encoded by the coding sequence GTGATCACCTTGCGCCCTACCGACCTCGCTCGCGAACACGGCATCTCGACCCAGGCGGTCCGCAACTACGAGCGGGACGGGTTCCTCCCACCCGCCGAGCGTACGCCCAGCGGCTATCGGATCTACACCGAAGTCCACGCGGCCGCACTCCGCGCCTTCCTCTCGCTCGTCCCGGCCCACGGACACGCGGCCGCCGGCCGGATCATGCGGGCGCTGCACCGGGACGCCCTCGACGACGCCCTGGTGATCGTCGACCGCGGCCACCACCAGTTGCTCCGCGACCGCGACACCCTCGACGCGGTACGGAAGGCCGTCGGCCACCTGACGGCCTTCCGTACCACCGGTCCCGAAACCGCTGCCGGGCCGCCCGCGGGCACCGCGCCCCGCACCGTCGGCGATGTCGCACGCCGGCTCCAGGTCACCCCGGCGACCCTCCGCAAGTGGGAGGCCGCCGGCATCCTGGCCCCGGAGCGCGAACCGGTCACCGGCTACCGGGTCTTCCGCCCGAGCGACGTCCGCGACGCCGAGCTCGCCCACCTCCTCCGGCGCGGGGGCTATCCGCTGGCCCACGTCGCCACCGTGGTCCGCCAGGTCCGCTCGGCGGGCGGCACCGACACCCTGTCCGACGCCCTGGAGGACTGGCAGCGCAGGCTCACCGCTCGGGGCGTCGCCATGCTCGACGCCGCCGGTCGGCTCAGCGCGTATCTGGCTGTGCGCGAAGACCGCACCGCACGCCCGCGCTAG
- a CDS encoding ArsR family transcriptional regulator — MTEEDLTLPAGQPSRTGEELPEHEVRTALLALLADVGTVTATEAAARLGYSSGLCSFHLRQLARHGRIEGAPHHGGGRARPWRLRQSDPVAGPATEDFGDLAHGLEDESWQRWLEQRGQAPAAWRRDEAFSAVAYLTPDEMSRVAAAIRKALAPYRDREQRPLARPDGARPVALISRLFPLLPHPQAQSHPHPPRDPDPEQGDGDGVR, encoded by the coding sequence GTGACCGAAGAAGACCTCACCCTCCCGGCCGGCCAGCCCTCCCGCACCGGTGAGGAGTTGCCCGAGCACGAGGTCCGCACGGCCCTGCTGGCACTGCTCGCCGACGTGGGCACGGTCACGGCGACCGAGGCCGCCGCCCGGCTGGGCTACAGTTCCGGGCTCTGCTCGTTCCATCTGCGGCAGCTCGCCCGCCACGGCCGTATCGAAGGGGCCCCGCACCACGGCGGTGGCCGGGCACGTCCCTGGCGCCTGCGGCAGTCGGATCCGGTGGCCGGGCCTGCGACGGAGGACTTCGGTGACCTCGCCCACGGCCTGGAGGACGAGAGTTGGCAGCGCTGGCTCGAACAGCGGGGCCAGGCACCCGCGGCCTGGCGCCGCGACGAGGCGTTCAGTGCCGTCGCCTATCTGACGCCGGACGAAATGAGCCGGGTGGCCGCCGCCATCCGTAAGGCCCTGGCACCCTACCGCGACCGCGAACAGCGGCCGTTGGCCCGTCCCGACGGTGCCCGGCCGGTGGCGCTGATCAGCCGTCTGTTTCCGCTGCTCCCGCATCCGCAGGCGCAGTCACACCCGCACCCGCCTCGCGATCCGGACCCCGAGCAGGGAGACGGTGACGGTGTCCGATAG
- the def gene encoding peptide deformylase, translated as MSHRNDRPQPDEQTHHIVLPTHDEQPRRRGRSQPGPGDRRVRVQGEPVDSFPALPPEARRGAVRRITEVGEEVLSRPCREVTEFGTPELSALVDDLFLTMHIADGAGLAANQVGIDLRLFVYDCPDDRGIRHVGHIANPVLTLPDPGHRHLIDDFEGCLSVPGATMEVPRTDRAVVRGFDKDGKPLTIEGTGYFARCLQHETDHLDGHLYLDRLAKRDRKEALRQMDDRREDVFARRESKQRALS; from the coding sequence ATGTCGCATCGGAACGACCGGCCGCAACCCGACGAGCAGACACACCACATCGTGCTGCCGACCCACGACGAACAGCCACGTCGCCGTGGCCGGTCACAGCCCGGTCCCGGGGACCGGCGAGTCCGCGTCCAGGGCGAGCCGGTCGATTCCTTCCCCGCCCTGCCGCCGGAGGCCCGACGCGGGGCGGTGCGCCGGATCACGGAGGTGGGCGAGGAGGTTTTGAGCCGTCCGTGCCGCGAGGTGACCGAGTTCGGCACCCCCGAACTCTCCGCGCTGGTCGACGACTTGTTCCTGACCATGCACATCGCCGACGGCGCCGGCCTCGCCGCGAACCAGGTCGGCATCGACCTCCGACTGTTCGTCTACGACTGCCCGGACGACCGCGGAATCAGACATGTCGGCCACATCGCCAACCCCGTGCTCACGCTCCCCGACCCGGGGCACCGCCACTTGATCGACGACTTCGAGGGATGCCTGTCGGTCCCCGGTGCGACCATGGAGGTCCCGCGCACCGACCGGGCCGTCGTGCGCGGCTTCGACAAGGACGGCAAGCCCCTGACCATCGAGGGGACGGGCTACTTCGCGCGGTGTCTGCAGCACGAGACCGACCACCTCGACGGTCACCTCTACCTCGACCGGCTCGCCAAGCGCGACCGCAAGGAGGCACTCCGGCAGATGGACGACCGCCGCGAGGACGTCTTCGCACGACGGGAAAGCAAGCAGAGAGCGCTTTCGTGA